Proteins encoded in a region of the Raphanus sativus cultivar WK10039 chromosome 8, ASM80110v3, whole genome shotgun sequence genome:
- the LOC108819031 gene encoding protein SRC2 homolog: MECIPLDLTIISAEDLKDIQLIGKQDLYAVVSLNRDASTKQKTKVDKDCGTKPKWKHQMKLTVGESAAREGHLALVIEIIADRLIAGDKPVGEVSVPLKELLDQKKKDGDDKEEEKTVTYAVKLPNGKTKGSLKFSFKFGEKYTFGSSSGAPHAPGPSTVDHKTMDQPVAAYPPLPGHDDKHGGVYGYPQAGGYPPPGGPGGYPPAGPGGYPPPGAYPQQGGYPPQQGGYPGYPPQGPGYGYPGYPPQGPYGYPQQQGYGQPQNPKKNGGVGMGLGLGLGAGLLGGLLVGEAIDDVADMGDMGDF, encoded by the coding sequence ATGGAGTGTATACCGTTGGATCTGACGATCATATCCGCAGAGGATCTCAAAGATATCCAGTTGATCGGCAAGCAAGACCTATACGCCGTCGTTTCACTCAACCGCGACGCAAGCACCAAGCAAAAGACAAAGGTGGACAAAGACTGCGGGACGAAGCCCAAATGGAAGCATCAGATGAAGCTCACCGTGGGCGAATCCGCGGCGCGTGAAGGTCATCTCGCCCTTGTCATCGAGATCATCGCCGATCGCCTCATCGCCGGCGATAAACCAGTCGGAGAGGTCAGCGTTCCGTTGAAGGAGCTTTTGGATCAGAAGAAAAAGGATGGTGATGacaaggaggaggagaagacgGTGACGTATGCTGTGAAGCTGCCCAACGGCAAGACCAAAGGATCTCTCAAGTTCTCTTTCAAGTTCGGTGAGAAGTACACTTTCGGATCTTCGAGTGGTGCTCCTCACGCGCCTGGTCCATCTACTGTTGATCACAAGACTATGGATCAGCCCGTCGCGGCATACCCGCCTCTTCCAGGACATGATGATAAACACGGCGGTGTTTACGGTTACCCTCAAGCCGGTGGATATCCGCCACCTGGTGGACCTGGTGGTTATCCTCCTGCTGGGCCTGGTGGGTATCCGCCACCCGGTGCTTACCCGCAACAAGGTGGATATCCGCCTCAGCAAGGAGGCTACCCGGGATATCCGCCACAGGGTCCAGGTTATGGatatccgggatatccgccacAGGGTCCGTACGGTTACCCGCAGCAGCAAGGTTATGGTCAACCGCAGAATCCCAAGAAGAACGGAGGAGTTGGGATGGGTCTAGGGCTTGGACTTGGAGCTGGGTTATTGGGTGGGTTGCTTGTTGGCGAGGCAATCGATGACGTGGCAGATATGGGTGATATGGGTGACTTTTGA